The nucleotide sequence AAAAGAGCACTGGGCACGCTGATTAAGGCTGCGACTACTTGAGCCAGCGCTAGCGTTGTTTCTTTTCCATGTGGCACCAAGATTTGAGGGCCAAGAATCATATTCAAACTCAGTAATGGTACAACCACTGCCAAGGATTGTAACACCCAGACAGATTCAATGTACGATTTACCAAGAGCGATTTGCATGACCACGGGCGCCAACACATAAAGTCCTGCTCCAGCGCAGGTACTAAGCAACAGACAAGCCCCGAGAGTCAGTTGTTGTATACGGATTCGAGTGTTGTGGTCTCCGTGCAGTGCACAAATTTCAGGAAATAACGTTTGTGTGAGCGGGTTACTCAAGCTCACCATTGCGCGGACTATTTTGTCCGCAGCAAGAAAAAATCCCATATCCCGCGCGGGCAGGACGCCTCCTAGCGCGAGCTGCGCCACACTTCCATAAAGTTGTCCTGCAATGCCACCCCAAAAAAAGATTCGAGTTTGCCACAAAAGCCTGCATGCAGCTTTGATTGAAGGCTTTTGATAATACTGACGGCAGATGCCGGTGATCAGCCAAAGATAGACCCCGCCTTTGCACAGGGCAAGAAGCGCCAAGTACCTTTCTCCGTCTTGGGGTTCATGAACCAAAGCAAATGTCAGGAGCAGCAATACGGTACTGCTGCCAACGTCCCATAGTGCCAACCTACGAATGCTGCCATCGCCCAACCCCTGAAGAAACCAAAGAGGATTGACTCCGCGCGCAACTCCCGCGCCAATGGCCCAGAAGAACGCGCTGGGATACTCTTTAGCGTGGGGGACTATTGGAAAGAGGAGGCAAGAAAGGCTTATGACCGATATGGCAAGCAAAAATTTTGCGAGAAGCCCGTTGCTCCACACCACTGAAAGCCGATCGGCATCATCTCTGTGAGATGCTATTTCTCGCACGCCTCCCAGTAAAAATCCCCAATCGAGTACAAAACCCACTATGATTGGAACAACATTCCAATACATAATCATGCCAAAGGCATCTGCTTTCAAAATTCGCGCCAGATAAGGGAGCACGAGCAGTGGTAAAAAAATCTGCGCGGCCTGTATGCCGCCAAAAGAAAGAATCGTGTTTACAATTCTACGCCGCCCTTTCCAGCGAAATGGCACAATATTCATCGGGCTATAGAGTTTGCAAGGTTTTGATAAATAGTATCGTAGTTTTGTCTTACACTATCGATGCTGTGATTTTGTTCGACATAGTGGCGTCCAGCCGCGCCCATCTGGTGCCGAAGTTCAGGGTCGTTAATTAACGCACGTATGTACTGCTCCATTTCGTCGGCATTTTTAGCTACAAATCCATTAATGCCATGCTGCACTACGGCTCGGTTGGGAGGGATGTCGGATACCACGACAGGCTTGTGTAACGACATTGCCTCAAGCAGCGCATAAGAAAGTCCATCCCATCGTGTTGGATGCACGAAAATATTCATGCTTGCCACGCAGCTCAGGGCGATTTTATTGTCAACCCAGCCTGTGCGTCTAACAAAATCGGGGAGTTCGCGTGAATCTGTTTTGGCGCCGACCCAAATCCAGCTGGCTTCAGCTTGTAAACTTGTTGCAGCATGAACAAACCAATCGAGTCCGTGCTGATTTGTCAGTC is from Desulfovibrio sp. and encodes:
- a CDS encoding lipopolysaccharide biosynthesis protein, which translates into the protein MNIVPFRWKGRRRIVNTILSFGGIQAAQIFLPLLVLPYLARILKADAFGMIMYWNVVPIIVGFVLDWGFLLGGVREIASHRDDADRLSVVWSNGLLAKFLLAISVISLSCLLFPIVPHAKEYPSAFFWAIGAGVARGVNPLWFLQGLGDGSIRRLALWDVGSSTVLLLLTFALVHEPQDGERYLALLALCKGGVYLWLITGICRQYYQKPSIKAACRLLWQTRIFFWGGIAGQLYGSVAQLALGGVLPARDMGFFLAADKIVRAMVSLSNPLTQTLFPEICALHGDHNTRIRIQQLTLGACLLLSTCAGAGLYVLAPVVMQIALGKSYIESVWVLQSLAVVVPLLSLNMILGPQILVPHGKETTLALAQVVAALISVPSALFLAHHYGLAGAISLPIIAEGSIFLIVLTQVIRTCPCIFSKCSDRASNKASGRE